Proteins encoded within one genomic window of Felis catus isolate Fca126 chromosome C1, F.catus_Fca126_mat1.0, whole genome shotgun sequence:
- the LOC109503137 gene encoding uncharacterized protein LOC109503137 isoform X1, with amino-acid sequence MLPWLPLPPLKAPGTESVFLDASPSPPCGWPGARNRHLVSHPMTQVPFAPLVPFYRQPLWAGNETALGSRPSRTAAGRGGRGSILDALWTREKPWSRSPQKPLFQLWRPTSDHQPGAGAAVGATPGGGTPGSWWGGGSWVLDQGAGRREDLTRLGRRAMNGGRVIEPSCAGTVGTARLFLPVPLARHTYYSLAGSPFFRWNTWQEPKMRNTLDGPALRSPHSTPFLPQNEDLMAGAPVAILEHVAHLRVDGAPKWQSRKMEV; translated from the exons ATGCTCCCATGGCTTCCTCTGCCGCCTCTGAAAGCCCCCGGGACAGAGTCTGTGTTCCTAGATGCCTCGCCCTCCCCACCCTGCGGCTGGCCAGGCGCGCGGAACAGACACCTGGTCAGTCACCCAATGACGCAGGTTCCATTTGCTCCGTTGGTCCCATTCTACAG ACAGCCTCTCTGGGCAGGGAACGAGACGGCTCTGGGCTCACGCCCCTCCAGGACGGCGGCCggaagaggaggcagagggtCGATCCTGGACGCTCTCTGGACGAGAGAGAAACCGTGGTCCCGGAGCCCCCAGAAACCTCTATTCCAGCTTTGGCGACCCACATCCGATCACCAGCCAGGAGCGGGGGCGGCAGTCGGGGCTACCCCTGGGGGAGGAACACCGGGCAGCTGGTGGGGTGGTGGGTCGTGGGTCCTGGATCAGGGCGCTGGTAGGAGGGAGGACCTGACCAGGCTGGGCAGACGGGCGATGAACGGGGGCAGGGTCATTGAACCGTCTTGCGCAGGAACGGTGGGCACGGCCCGTCTTTTCCTCCCTGTACCCCTGGCCCGGCACACCTACTACTCACTTG CTGGGAGCCCTTTCTTCAGATGGAATACTTGGCAGGAGCCAAAGATGAGGAACACACTTGATGGACCAGCTTTGAGGTCTCCGCACAGCACGCCCTTCCTTCCCCAG AATGAAGACTTGATGGCTGGAGCTCCAGTGGCTATTTTGGAACACGTGGCCCACTTAAGGGTAGACGGTGCACCAaagtggcagagcagaaagatggAAGTCTGA
- the LOC109503137 gene encoding uncharacterized protein LOC109503137 isoform X2: MLPWLPLPPLKAPGTESVFLDASPSPPCGWPGARNRHLVSHPMTQVPFAPLVPFYRQPLWAGNETALGSRPSRTAAGRGGRGSILDALWTREKPWSRSPQKPLFQLWRPTSDHQPGAGAAVGATPGGGTPGSWWGGGSWVLDQGAGRREDLTRLGRRAMNGGRVIEPSCAGTVGTARLFLPVPLARHTYYSLAGSPFFRWNTWQEPKMRNTLDGPALRSPHSTPFLPQMAKSPTQGPRPLPPSTASIDQGDLDKSC, encoded by the exons ATGCTCCCATGGCTTCCTCTGCCGCCTCTGAAAGCCCCCGGGACAGAGTCTGTGTTCCTAGATGCCTCGCCCTCCCCACCCTGCGGCTGGCCAGGCGCGCGGAACAGACACCTGGTCAGTCACCCAATGACGCAGGTTCCATTTGCTCCGTTGGTCCCATTCTACAG ACAGCCTCTCTGGGCAGGGAACGAGACGGCTCTGGGCTCACGCCCCTCCAGGACGGCGGCCggaagaggaggcagagggtCGATCCTGGACGCTCTCTGGACGAGAGAGAAACCGTGGTCCCGGAGCCCCCAGAAACCTCTATTCCAGCTTTGGCGACCCACATCCGATCACCAGCCAGGAGCGGGGGCGGCAGTCGGGGCTACCCCTGGGGGAGGAACACCGGGCAGCTGGTGGGGTGGTGGGTCGTGGGTCCTGGATCAGGGCGCTGGTAGGAGGGAGGACCTGACCAGGCTGGGCAGACGGGCGATGAACGGGGGCAGGGTCATTGAACCGTCTTGCGCAGGAACGGTGGGCACGGCCCGTCTTTTCCTCCCTGTACCCCTGGCCCGGCACACCTACTACTCACTTG CTGGGAGCCCTTTCTTCAGATGGAATACTTGGCAGGAGCCAAAGATGAGGAACACACTTGATGGACCAGCTTTGAGGTCTCCGCACAGCACGCCCTTCCTTCCCCAG ATGGCAAAGTCCCCAACTCAAGGACCGCGTCCCTTGCCCCCGTCTACAGCCAGTATTGACCAAGGAGACCTGGACAAAAGTTGTTGA